Part of the Lolium rigidum isolate FL_2022 chromosome 6, APGP_CSIRO_Lrig_0.1, whole genome shotgun sequence genome, TGCATTTTTCCATCCGTCCATCAGTTCAATCAGCTATGCTTCGGTGGAGCACTACTTTGCGATTTACATGGTTAGCATTTCACCGAATCATAGACCTCTGGTAGTTAAATTTACGTTGGTAGGTTGGTACTTTCGAATTCTCTATTTTAACCTGAACTGTGGATTATAAACCAAGGTTATAGTATCCTAGTCTGCAAAGCAGCAGAAACCTCCTGTTATCTGAGTTGTGTAATGTTGACATGTAAGTTGTTTAGATAGACTAATAACTCTGATGGTTCGTGTCCCCTTCCATGCTGCATTACCCATTCAATATTCCAAGCCTTGAGATATCTCCGTAGTATATTGAAACCATTTATGGAGCTTTGTTGACTCCAAAATACGGCTGTAAGAACTAGAGAACCCTGTCAATGTTGATGTGTTTCACCTTTTGCAGCCATTCTTTGCACCTGTTACTCTGCACGTGCTGCTGGCGGCAATCAAGGAGCTGAAACGCTACAAGGTGGAGCGAGGGAAATACTCGGCGTTCCTCGCTTCCCAAGCGACGACCTCGTGATCTGTCAGTCATGTATCATCGATCTCACGGAGTTTGGCAGGTGATGGAAGGTGGACGCGATGGTCTATAGTGGCATCCTTTCACGTCTGAAACATGGCAATGATATGGTTGCGCCGTCACGACGATCCTAGGCACACACACGCGTAGGGTCTATTTGTGTGCATGTGTGATGTAAAGCTGTAGTTTATATGGTAGGTTTTGCTAGCACATGCGAATGTGGCATGGAGGCCCACTCACATGTAATTTGACCCAGTTTCTTTTAGATGATTCGGCCCACTCGTATGAAACACAtgccaaatttgaattttgaatcggTATCATTTTTGTAGAATGAATCGTGTATCATTGTCCTGTGAGCCACTGTTTGCATCGGCGAGATGATTGCAAGCGCTATTCACAGAAGAAGATGGTACCGGTAGCCATTCTAGGAGCGAGCGAGAAAGGCATGCATCCAGTATGCAGTTTTGGGCTGTGTGTGAAGGCCCACAGAAGAAGTGGAGGGCAAGCCACGAATAACCGCACGTGAAAAACCGCACCTTTGGCTTTGGGTAGTTACCGTGCCACAGACACAGAGGCAGGACGTAAAAAAACCGCAGCGCAGCGGTTGCGGCAAACACGCTCGCCTTCCTCCTCCGCTGTCCAAACCAAACCCACTCTGCTCCGCCTCCCGAACAAAAACCTCTCCTTTGCTCTGCAATGCGCGTGTAGCACCGCCGCGGAAACCACCCCCGGCACCGACCGCCATGccgtcatcgccgccgccgccgcccggtccGTCGGGCGAACTGGTGCCGCCGTGGCTGAGAGCCCTGCCGCTGGCGCCGGAGTTCCACCCCACGGAGGCCGAGTTCGCCGACCCCGTCGCCTACATCCTCAAGATCgagcccgccgccgcgccctacGGCATCTGCAAGATCGTCCCGCCCTGCGCGCCGCCGCCCAGGAAGACCACCCTCGCCAACCTCGCCCGCTCCTTCTCCGcactcccctcctcctccccgacCTTCCCGGCCCGCCACCAGTACGTCGGCCTCTACGCGCGCCGCCCGCTGCCGGCGGTCCAGACCGCCTGGCTCTCCGCGCGCCGCTACACGCTGCAGCAGTTCGAGTCCCGCGCGGCCGCCGCCCGCGGCCCGCTCCTCGCCCGCCTCGGCGTGCCCGCCTCCAGCCGCCTCTCCCCGCTCGACCACGACGCGCTCTtctggcgcgccgccgccgccgaccgcccCGCCACCGTCGACTACGCCAGCGACCTCCCCGGCTCCGGCTTCTCCGCCCCCTCCCCGCGGCACCACCACCCCGCGGCGCAGCAGCGCCACGTCGGCGACACGGCCTGGAACATGCGCGCCGCCGCCAGGAGCCCCGGCTCGCTGCTGCGGTTCGCGCGCGACGAGGTGCCCGGGGTCACCACCCCCATGCTCTACGTCGGCACGCTCTTCGCCTGGTTCGCCTGGCACGTCGAGGACCACGACCTCCACAGCCTCAACTACATGCACTTCGGCGCCGCCAAGACCTGGTACGGGGTGCCGCGCGACGCCGCGCTCGCGTTCGAGGACGTCGTGCGCCTGCGCGGATACGGCGGGGAGGTCAACCCCGTAGGTGAGGCACACGCGCGCAGCCCTTTGTTTCTACATCTTCTTCTTCCGTGTCCTCTGCTGTTCTACCGACTGCAATGTGATTTTTTGCGGAATTGGGGTGCAGAGACCTTCGCGACGCTGGGGAAGAAAACTACCGTCATGTCCCCTGAGGTGTTCGTGGAATCAGGGGTGCCCTGCTGCAGGTTGGTGCAGAATGCAGGGGAGTTCGTGGTCACTTTCCCGGGATCATACCACAGCGGTTTCAGCCATGGTGAGCACCTGCACTAGTTCAAATCTTCCCTTTTATATGCTGCATTGTCTGTTTGATGCATGCATTTGCAATTTTGCATGTCGTCCAATGCATGCATATACCACAATGTCAAACCTTTCGTCCCAAAACTGCACATAATTAGTTGAGGTAAACATATATCTTTGCCAGGCAGTCTTTCCAAATTCGATATCCATGTGATGTCAACCTGTTATTGAAATTTGTAGACTTGGAATAGAATTACAGTTTTGCATGTGTTTTGTTATTCAAGTATTATTATAAAGTGCAACAATAAGATACAAAAATGCATTCCAAACTTTTTGAGTTTGAGTACAAAGGACCGTATGGCATTGTGGAGGGGAATTTGAGAATGTGCTAGAAATAAAGATCATCCTTGGCTTATAGTTACATTTACTTATCCCTGTTCCGACTTTGTTTATGCATCTTGACATGGGGTCTTTGTCAGTTCATCTCATCTAGGTAAGATGTGTATCTGCAATGAACACTTTGGTGCACATGACTCATAACGATCTTTGTTCCTATGGCACGCCATTGGAAAAGTAATCTTGAATTGTTATTCTGCCATCGCTCAATTGCAGCTAACCCCAAGAGGACCCTTTCTATCTGATCAGGTTTCAACTGCGGTGAGGCATCAAATATAGCTACTCCTGAATGGTTGACAGTAGCGAAAGAGGCAGCAATCCGGAGGGCATCAACCAACCGACCCCCCATGCTTTCGCACTATCAGCTGCTTTATGAACTTGCACTGTCAATGGGCATCAGGTATTCAAACACAACTTCCTTGCTTCACGACCCGCACTTGTTTTTGTGAGATAATTTGTTTGCCTCCTGCCTCCTACAGAAAATATGGACATCATAAGTCCTTATGAGTGTCCAACTTATATTATGTTTTCACCGGAAAATAATTCGTCGGCAGGTGTGCAATGTGCAAGCTCCATGTGTTAACAGATATATGTTTCTGTGATCAGTGTTTCACTTTCAGTTTCTCTGTCCCAGGCAAGGaagttgtattttattttcacTTATGTCTCTTACAGTAGCTATGacttaatgataatgcttcagtcTGGTGCCCTTTGTGTTCATTTATATTGGAGCTGTTCTCTAAGATAGCTCTTTCCGTGCTTGGAGTTGGCATCAGGTATTCAACACCAGTTGCACTTGCACTTGCAGACTTGATAATTTGTTAGCCTCCTGCCTACTTAAAAAAAATACCAATCTCATAAGTCTTTATTATTGTCCAACTTGTGTGATGTTTTCACCTGAAAATAATTTGGCAGTAGGTGTGCATGTATTTGTGATCAGTGTTGACAATATTTGATGTTCCAGTTTCAGTTTCTCTAACCAGGCAAGGAAGTTGTATAATTTTCACTTATGTGTCTGACAGTAGCCATgactttatgataatgctttgatcTGGTAACCACATTCATGTATATATTACCGCTGTTTATACTCCATGTGCCCGGAGCTGGCACCAAGTGCTCCATTTTGTATATTGTTTGACCCTTCACTCACTTTTTCCAACTATTATATTTATAGGGACCCATCCATCGGGGTAATGGAACCACGGAGTTCTAGATtaaaggaaaagaagaagggCGAAGGAGGGCAATTGGTCAAGAAGTTATTTGTCCAAAATGTTATTCAAGACAATGAACTGCTTAGTTGTCTTCTGAATGATGGATCTTCTTGTATTGTTCTTCCTATAACTGCTCATGATGGTCCTGTTCTTTCAGCTCTGCGCTCAAGATACCAATTAAGACCTAAATCCAATTTGTCAGATAACCTATGCAGTAGTGGAGAAACTCTGGAAGCCTCGAGATGCTTACTGCAGAATGAAGCATTTGATTTGAATGGTAAAATTAGAAACTGCAGTGCTTTGTCTTCATCCAAAGAAAGGTCATTACCAGTCTGCTCTGGAAAGAAATACCCACCAGCAAGATGTATGCATGATTGTGTAAATCTCTCTAGTTCACCTGACACACATAATGCAGAAGGTGATGAGGTGGATGTAATCAGTGCTGCTGGACTATTAGATCAGGGTTTATTATCCTGTGTCAGCTGTGGGATTTTAAGTTTCTCGTGTGTGGCTGTCATCAAACCAAGAGAGTGTACATCAAACTACTTCATGTCTTCTGATTATAATTTGATTAGTGATAAGCTTTTTGCATCTGGAGGGAGTCATCTGGCAAATGCAACAGGAAGAGAAGGGACTAGTGGTGGCATTCTAAGTAAGTTACACGTCTTGCAATTTATACCATCAACTTTTTAGCTTTGATTTATCTTCCCTTTTTTGCTGTAATTAGCATGGGCTTGTTTATTGAAATAGTTATGTTCTGAGTTACTGTGACATGATTTCTAAGTAGTCAAAAAATTATTAATGCTTAATCCGTTAGAACATAGAACACTCAAAATTCAGTTGTTAAGATAGATGCAAATTTGGTGCTCTGATTTTATtttcttgttaaaaaataatccaTTTTAAAATTCCACAGATAAGAAAATATAGCATTAGCCTTGAATCTTTATTCCCTGACTAAGCCACTTTGCCAGTTTAATCCCTGAATATTGTTGCTATTTGTTAGAGACATTATCCAGAAGGGCAGGGTTACAGGCTTCATTGCTTGTTGCCTCAGGACGTGGGCcgattttttatttatattttttcttatttgaaatagTTCCGCCGTGTCTTTCTTATGATGGAAGCGAATAATTTGTGATACCTATGTACGATTTTATTGCTAATCGCGTGATAGTTGTTGTTTATGTATCATAGGACTATTGGACCGTCACGTTAATTCTGAATAGAGACTGGATGTAACTTGAGTAGCTCTACTTAGAGTTCTAGTTTATTAGCTATGCCGAAGTAGATTTCATCCTAGTTTCTTTTGTCTTATAGCATCAAGAATTTATATCTGATGCAATGTATGTATTCCTAATCAACACGCAGGACCCGGTTTTGAATCGTATGGCAATGAAATGCTTTCTGATGCTGAACCTGTCAACGGAAATTCTGCTCTTGATCCTCTGGTGGCTGCTTATGGAGATCAATCAGATTCCAACGAAGATATTCGGAACAAAAAACTTAAGGTCTCTCATGAATCCATGGAATTATCGGGGCAGATGACTGAACCACAGCACAATGGCTCAAGTAATATCTGTTGTGATGGAACGAAGATTTCCTCAAGTAGCGACAAATGCCACCAAATTCCATCATCCCAGAGCTCTCTGTGTATTGGTGGCTCAGGTATTTCAGATGGACCAAGAGGTGTTCGCACAAGAAACAAATATAAACTTAAGCAGGCTCTGTCTGAAGGTTTTCAGCTAAAGGATAATCGTCTGACAATGGAACAGAAGGTTCTACCTGAACCGTCAAGCCCAAATAAGATTCTGAAGGAGGGGCCACTTGATGCCAGCGGCACAGATTATCATTGTATATGTAACAGCACCGCAATCGTTATGGATGACCCTGGAACCTCTGCTGCTACAATGAACAACTTAAATAAACCGATTGTGAAGTTTGATAAGGATTCATCAAGAATGCATGTATTTTGTCTTGAGCATGCTGTTGAGGTTGAGAAGCAACTTCGAGCGATTGGTGGTGCAAATGTTATTCTTTTATGTCGTCCAGGTCAGTCATCAAGCTGCTTACTCGATTGCAATGCACCTTTTTAAATCCAACATTTTTTGAACTTGTGGTATCCTCTCTAATGCTGCATGCACCCAGTATGAGCGAGCAATGGCTCATTCTGATCGTACTTGAATACGTTAATGCACGAGCCATCCAAGACATGGTACTAGGTTGCTCCTTTTTTCTGTTTAGAGCACATTTTACTTACATCCGCTTTGGTAATGTCACTAGTAAAAAGAAAATTTAGACCTGCTGTGCTTGAGGTGTTCATAACACTGAATAatctccccgcaaaaaaaaaaagaactgaaTAATCAACATTGAGTTCTAGGTTCTGAAAATTGACTTGTTTGTTACGTTTTGTACAGAATATCTTAAAATAGAAGCAGAAGCAAGGTCGTTAGCTGCAGAAATGGAAGTTGAGTATGACTGGAAGGGTATCCATTTCAGGGAAGCCAAAAGGGAGGACAGGGAGATGATACAAGAACTTCTGCAGGATGAGGAATCAATACCAACAAGCAGTGACTGGACTGTAAAACTGGGAATTAATCTTTACTACAGTGCAAATCTGTCCAAATCTCCTATACACAACAAACAAATACCATACAACAGGGTCATCTATAGGGCATTTGGCTGCAATTCTCCAAACAACTCACCGGAAGATCTGAAAACTTGCGAGAGGAGTCAAGGCAGGCAGAAGAAAATAGTCATTGCTGGCAGGTGGTGTGGGAAAGTATGGATGTCAGACCAGGTCCATCCAATCCTAGCTCAGAGAATTGAAGGCAGTGAACTGGAAGAGAGTGACGATTCTGGTGGAGTGGCAGCCTCCAAAAGAAGCACTGCAACAGCTGTAATGAAATCAAGCAAGAGAAGGGAGAACATGACTCTGGAGGAAACAGATACCAAGAGGCTCAAACAAACTGAGGAGTACAGCCCCAAAGTATTAAAACGTGTTGCTCAAGTGTCCTTCCCTTCACCAACTGGAGCTGTTCTCCGTGTTAGCTCCAGGATTGCCAATAGACCAAACAAGGTGAAATCAGAGATgacagaagaagaagatgatgatcctGCTAGCTGTCCGAAGTCAAAGGTTACTTCCCGTTGGCGAACAAGAGCACCACAGAAGACTGAAGTCGAAGCAAGGAAGCAAATGAAGATAAGCAGAGGAGACATTATGATGGATCCAGCTACTCCAAAGGATGAAGAGGAGCACCCATACTCTGCAGAGGGTTCTCCTGTGAGCTCTGACCGTAATTGGGATTTGTATCCGCGTAAGCACCGAACCAGAACAGAAGCAAAGATCCAACTGAAGAAATCTACAGGAGAGAAGAAGAGGACTCCAAGAGATCCAGTGCACGCCGAAGAGTACATGTGCAGCATCGAGGGCTGTTATACAAGCTTCGACACGGAAAAGGAACTCTCCATGCACGAGCGCGACGTCTGCCCCGTCAATGGCTGCGGGAAGAAGTTCATCACGCACAAGTACCTGCTGCAGCACCACAAGGTTCACACGGATGACCGCCCGCTGAAGTGCCCGTGGGAGGGCTGCGGCATGGCGTTCAAGTGGGCCTGGGCAAGGACGGAGCATCTCAGGGTTCATACGGGCGACAGGCCCTACGTTTGCCATGAGCCAGGGTGTGCACAGACGTTCAGGTTCGTGTCAGATTTCAGCCGTCACAAGCGCAACACGGGCCATTCACCCAAGGGGACGAGAACGGAGGCCTGATCGGCCATGGCAGGAGCAAGTTATGATGGTATACCAGGAGCGACAGTGGTAGGATTGTGTATATTCAAGCAATGCCCGGAGCCCATGGTAGTCTGCTCACGGTTTCTTTAGCTTAGCACTCAGCATATCGTTATTTCCTGAATTGTATTAGCTAGCACCGCAATCGGTGTGCTTGCTATGTCCATAATTCCGTTCATTGATCATTTCAATGATTGCCAATTTACCTTAGTTTAGCACTTACTTATGTCTGATGTATTGAGATTACCACCAAATGCACGGTTAACTGTCATATTCAATCTGATCTCTTTTAGTTTCACTTCTTTGCTTGTGTTAACCTTTGGCATGTAGATGATGATTTAACTGTGGTTTTATTTTTGTGGGCAAAATTTGACTGAGGTTATGATACGATGCCCCCGTTCAATCTTTGCTTGTGTTAACCTTTGGCATGTAAATGATGATTTaactgtgttttttttttgtggggAAAATTTGATTGAGGTAATGATAGGATGCTCCCGTTCAATCTGATCTATTTTTAGCTTCACTTCTTTTCTTGAGTTAACCTTTGGCATGTAGATGATGATTTAACTGTGTTTTTTTTTGTGGGGAAAATTTGACTGAGGTTATGATACGATGCTCCCATTCTTGTGAGCTTGTGGCAGACGCGAGGGTGGTGCAGAGGAACAAGGCATAGATCCGTTGGCTGTCGTGGTTCTGTTTGTGCTGTTGGGCTGCCAGCCGGCTGTGGGATGTTGCATCGCTTTGGCGCTATCAGGCTTGAGACATGGGAGTGCGACTGAAATATCCGCCAGGTGCGTCAGGCACGATGCGTATCCATGGGATACCTGAAACTGAAAAGTGATCATGGAACGGGCAAACAGTGTAGCACGCTACTGAGTCCTGACCTAGATCGTTTAAATTCGTTCTTCAGATTAAGTTCAAATCTACTTCATTCTCACACCATTTACAATTTCGGTTTTGCtatatctcagtcaactgagatttcttaagtctaagtcacttacaaaaatgtgctttgagttgcacttttctgttaaaaaattgcaattgcacttttctgacacaaatgtgcaactgaatcgagttgcacttttttttgaactgtagttgcacttttctgagctgactgagacttaagaaaatctcagtcaactgagacataggcacacccttaCAATTTTACATGTTTGTACAGACAATGTCAGAACATATGAATGCATCGAGTGACCTGACCCAAGTTTTTAGACCTGAAAGCTGTTGCTGGATCGGCACAGTACTCCTTTTTTTTAATGGGGCACAGTACTCCTGGTTAGCCATGCATATAATACAGAGCAAATTTGCCTACCGCTGCCCTTCATGCCGCCGGGCCCAGCGGTGGTTTGGGGGGCAGGCTTGCCGTGGACAGCCGGCCGCTAGGGTGGAGATGGTGGGCGCGCGCATCGTCGTGCAACGATCTGTGCGGCGTCCCTAGTCGGGGAGGTGGTGGAGGTCCTCTCCTGGCAGCGCGCTGACCGGCGGTGGAGATACATGGCTGGGCCGGTTGGtggtagaaaccctagttcttgaTTTGGGTGTCTCCCGTGCCGCCTTCCTGGTCCTGTTCGCTGCGTGGTTGGGACGGTTCCGGTGGAGATCGCCCCTACTCTGCTGCCACCATTCTCGTTCCGGTGGAGATCCCTCTCACGCCATGGCGAAGATCTGCTTGTTGCATGTCTTCATTGATCTGGCCGAGTGTCGAGTTCCCGAAGGCTCCGTCAGCGAACTCCAAATAGACGGCATGCCTGGAGTTTGCCGGCCCGATGGTATTTGATCGCGCACAACCATATTTTTTCTggtcgtttggtttcagagggagtgaGGCGAAGCTCTGCATTCTGTTGCCACCATGGGACATGTCTTTAGTTCCAGAATGAAGTTAGTCGCGGAGAATGGCATGGAAGTCGAGAGTTGTGGACTAATAATGGTGGTTCAAGTCCCGTCGGCGATGAGGTTTTAGCTTAGTGATTTGCAACTTGGAGCAGTGGCATCGACAAGTGGGGGCGACATGAGATATTTAGGGTATGAACTTGCAGGGTGAatgtccaaggtctggccttaattggttgtgcgtggcaatggccttgttgaaggcattgttttgtgggCGCGGACGTTTCTCCTGGGTGAAAACTTATGATCTATGATCAGGCGATGATCACGTTTGTGCGTTGTTcacttcttggaggtgtcgcttttggagaagatgGATTTATGATGCTGTCTTGGTGGTTTTGGGCCGGTGTacaactgtagcgggacttttcttttatgtaattCTTCTTTCATTGCATGTGTGCACCCGTATTATCATTAGGCCACCGTGTTGTTGGAGAAGCTATGTGTAATTGGTAttttcgcgatattaatatatttttttatGAAAAAAGAATTGGAACTTGCAAAATTACTTTTTTTTTATGAAACACAGCACAAACGTAGACGTTCACATATATTTTTACAAAATTACTTGTCACGGAAATAATTCGGTTCGGAAGGAGTAGGGCTTCCTCCTAATGCTAACCCTTTTAATCAGATGCATTCGCGTGCCTGTCTCTTGAGAGCAATGCCGGCCGCCGCAGATTACTATACCCCGCCGAGCCTACGTCCGGCCGGTGCAGTTAAGACAGTGGCCGATCACCTCGGCCTTCTCAACCGCCATTAAGACCGCGCTTGATCCTCTCGGCCGACTCAACGGCCACCCCAAACACAACAGCAGATACGTATGTGATCAAGTACAGTGTCATCTACTCCACTAACTGCATCTACCAATTCTACGTATACGGCGTAGCATCCATAAAACTGCACACCTAGCTACGATTCATTCACGTACGGCGGTGATCCAATCAGATCCAGGTCCAGCGTACGTACGTATGAATACTCCCTGCACCTCGGCCACGAACAGCGAGTCAGCGAGTGATCCTGCCTGAATCTGCCCTGAATCTTCGTTGCCGCCCAATGAGCTTTCTGTACACGCAACTTGCTATCAAGATGCAACCATCCCGAACTGACACCATTCCTATGACTATGAGCTTTCTGTTACCGCCGTTTAAACCTCGTGTCTTTCCCGCCGCAAAGCAAGTCGGAGCCGTTCGTACCGTTTCCACGCTCGTGCTCCATCGAGCTAACGATCTGTCCACCTATAAATACACATCCTCCCTTCTCTTCCACCATCATCGATCTCACACTCCAAGCAGTAGCTGCCTGGGTGATCAGATCAGTACTGCAGTACTACGACACTGCACCTCACTAGCTTGTGGTACTAGCAGCCGGTACTGGTCGGTCGAACACCATGGGGCAGCTCAGCAAGAAGCTTCTCCTCCTGGCGGCCATGGTCGCGGCGGCACTGGCCGTGGCGGAGCTATGCGGCGCCATCCCGATGGTGGACAAGGACCTGGAGTCGGAGGAGGCGCTGTGGGACCTGTACGAGCGGTGGCAGAGCGCGCACCGTGTGCCGCGCCACCACGCCGAGAAGCACCGCCGCTTCGGCACCTTCAAGTCCAACGCCCGCTTCATCCACTCCCACAACAAGCGCGGTGACCGCCCCTACCGCCTCCGCCTCAACCGCTTCGGCGACATGGCCCGCGACGAGTTCCGCGCCACCTTCGCTGGATCCCGCATCAACGACCTCCGCCACGACCTCCCCGAGGCGCCGGCCATCCCCGGGTTCATGTACGCCAGCGCGAACGTCTCCGACCTCCCCAAGTCCGTCGACTGGCGGCAGAAGGGCGCAGTGACGGGGGTCAAGGACCAGGGTAAGTGCGGCAGCTGCTGGGCCTTCTCCACCGTGGTGTCCGTGGAGGGCATCAACGCGATCCGGACCGGCAAGCTGGTGTCCCTGTCGGAGCAGGAGCTGGTCGACTGCGACACGACAGACAACAACGGGTGCCAGGGCGGCCTCATGGACAATGCCTTCGAGTACATCAAGAATAACGGCGGGCTCGCCACCGAGGACGCCTACCCGTACCATGCCGCCAACGGCACCTGCGACGCCGTGAGAGAGAAGAAATCCCCCGTGCTGGTGCACATCGACGGCCACCAGGACGTGCCCGCCAACAGCGAGGAGGGGCTTGCCAAGGCCGTGGCGAACCAGCCCGTGTCCGTCGCTATCGATGCCAGCGGCCAGGCGTTCCAGTTCTACTCCGAGGGGGTGTTCACCGGCGACTGCGGGACCGAGCTGGACCATGGCGTGGCCGTGGTCGGGTATGGCGTGGCGGACGACGGCATGGCGTACTGGACGGTGAAGAACTCGTGGGGGACGAAGTGGGGGGAGAAGGGGTATATCAGGATGCAGAAGGATGGAGGCTCCGATGGCGGGCTCTGTGGTATCGCCATGGAAGCGTCCTACCCCGTCAAGACCCCGAGCAAACCCAAGCCCACGCCCAGGCGCGCGCTCGGTACAAGGGAGTCCCAGTGACGATCCAAAGCAAGGTCGATGTATGTATCATTTCTAGTTATATTAGGGTCAAATAAGTTCGAATCAAGCTGTTCTGCTTGGACGCAGCAAAACAGTAGGCGTGTGTAGGTCAGACGAGGTCGATCAATATTTATTTTAGATTT contains:
- the LOC124666446 gene encoding cysteine proteinase EP-B 2-like — its product is MGQLSKKLLLLAAMVAAALAVAELCGAIPMVDKDLESEEALWDLYERWQSAHRVPRHHAEKHRRFGTFKSNARFIHSHNKRGDRPYRLRLNRFGDMARDEFRATFAGSRINDLRHDLPEAPAIPGFMYASANVSDLPKSVDWRQKGAVTGVKDQGKCGSCWAFSTVVSVEGINAIRTGKLVSLSEQELVDCDTTDNNGCQGGLMDNAFEYIKNNGGLATEDAYPYHAANGTCDAVREKKSPVLVHIDGHQDVPANSEEGLAKAVANQPVSVAIDASGQAFQFYSEGVFTGDCGTELDHGVAVVGYGVADDGMAYWTVKNSWGTKWGEKGYIRMQKDGGSDGGLCGIAMEASYPVKTPSKPKPTPRRALGTRESQ
- the LOC124662580 gene encoding lysine-specific demethylase JMJ705-like, translated to MPSSPPPPPGPSGELVPPWLRALPLAPEFHPTEAEFADPVAYILKIEPAAAPYGICKIVPPCAPPPRKTTLANLARSFSALPSSSPTFPARHQYVGLYARRPLPAVQTAWLSARRYTLQQFESRAAAARGPLLARLGVPASSRLSPLDHDALFWRAAAADRPATVDYASDLPGSGFSAPSPRHHHPAAQQRHVGDTAWNMRAAARSPGSLLRFARDEVPGVTTPMLYVGTLFAWFAWHVEDHDLHSLNYMHFGAAKTWYGVPRDAALAFEDVVRLRGYGGEVNPVETFATLGKKTTVMSPEVFVESGVPCCRLVQNAGEFVVTFPGSYHSGFSHGFNCGEASNIATPEWLTVAKEAAIRRASTNRPPMLSHYQLLYELALSMGIRDPSIGVMEPRSSRLKEKKKGEGGQLVKKLFVQNVIQDNELLSCLLNDGSSCIVLPITAHDGPVLSALRSRYQLRPKSNLSDNLCSSGETLEASRCLLQNEAFDLNGKIRNCSAFSPDTHNAEGDEVDVISAAGLLDQGLLSCVSCGILSFSCVAVIKPRECTSNYFMSSDYNLISDKLFASGGSHLANATGREGTSGGILRPGFESYGNEMLSDAEPVNGNSALDPLVAAYGDQSDSNEDIRNKKLKVSHESMELSGQMTEPQHNGSSNICCDGTKISSSSDKCHQIPSSQSSLCIGGSGISDGPRGVRTRNKYKLKQALSEGFQLKDNRLTMEQKVLPEPSSPNKILKEGPLDASGTDYHCICNSTAIVMDDPGTSAATMNNLNKPIVKFDKDSSRMHVFCLEHAVEVEKQLRAIGGANVILLCRPEYLKIEAEARSLAAEMEVEYDWKGIHFREAKREDREMIQELLQDEESIPTSSDWTVKLGINLYYSANLSKSPIHNKQIPYNRVIYRAFGCNSPNNSPEDLKTCERSQGRQKKIVIAGRWCGKVWMSDQVHPILAQRIEGSELEESDDSGGVAASKRSTATAVMKSSKRRENMTLEETDTKRLKQTEEYSPKVLKRVAQVSFPSPTGAVLRVSSRIANRPNKVKSEMTEEEDDDPASCPKSKVTSRWRTRAPQKTEVEGSPVSSDRNWDLYPRKHRTRTEAKIQLKKSTGEKKRTPRDPVHAEEYMCSIEGCYTSFDTEKELSMHERDVCPVNGCGKKFITHKYLLQHHKVHTDDRPLKCPWEGCGMAFKWAWARTEHLRVHTGDRPYVCHEPGCAQTFRFVSDFSRHKRNTGHSPKGTRTEA